A part of Pectobacterium cacticida genomic DNA contains:
- the rapA gene encoding RNA polymerase-associated protein RapA → MPFTLGQRWISDTESELGLGTVVAVDTRMVTLLFPASGENRLYSRSDAPITRVMFNSGDTVTSHEGWQLKVDEVREENGLLIYCGRRLDDDTPTELREVFLDSKLTFNKPQDRLFAGQIDRMDRFALRYRARKHQHEQAQQQWSGLRGMRASLIPHQLHIAHEVGQRHAPRVLLADEVGLGKTIEAGMIIHQQLLAGRASRVLIIVPETLQHQWLVEMLRRFNLLFSLFDDERYAEAKQDSSNPFETEQLVICSLGFVQRSAPRFSQLVNADWDLLVVDEAHHLAWSEENPSPEYQAIEALARATPAVLLLTATPEQLGQQSHFARLRLLDPNRFHDYQEFVAEQQQYRPVADAVTLLLAGEKAQAAELNALSDLLGEQDIEPLLKAINSDSDDNLKARQELITMLMDRHGTSRVLFRNTRQGVKGFPQRILHQIRLPLPAQYQTAIKVAGIMNANKPLESRARDMLYPEQIYQQFEGDDATWWNFDPRVEWLLNYLTANRDEKVLVICAQATTALQLEQVLRTREAIRAAVFHEGLSILERDRAAAYFASEEEGAQVLICSEIGSEGRNFQFASHLIMFDLPFNPDLLEQRIGRLDRIGQAKEIQILVPYLENTAQALLVRWYHEGLDSFEHTCPTGRTIYDAHHTSLLERLTTVGEQQGLDDFIQACRQQHDSLKQQLEQGRDRLLEMHSHGGEQAQRLAQAIAEQDNDVNLVTFALNLFDIVGINQEDRSDNLIILTPSDHMLVPDFPGLPQDGCTITFDRDQALSREDAQFISWEHPLIRNGLDLILSGDTGSCAVSLLKNKALPVGTLLAELIYVVEAQAPKHLQLTRFLPPTPVRLLMDSKGNNLAEHVEFESFNRQLNAINRHMSSKLVNAVQPDVHAMLQQAETLVETQARQLITEAQEQADLQLRRELERLEALKAVNPNIREDELTALENQREQVLSNLHEANWRLDAIRLVVVTHQ, encoded by the coding sequence ATGCCTTTTACACTTGGTCAGCGCTGGATCAGCGATACGGAAAGCGAACTTGGATTGGGAACGGTCGTTGCCGTCGATACACGAATGGTCACGCTGCTTTTTCCCGCCAGCGGCGAAAATCGGCTTTATTCCCGCAGTGACGCGCCCATCACCCGTGTGATGTTTAATTCCGGCGATACGGTCACCAGCCATGAAGGCTGGCAGCTAAAAGTGGACGAGGTGCGGGAAGAAAACGGGTTACTAATCTATTGCGGTCGGCGTCTGGACGATGATACACCGACGGAACTCCGTGAAGTCTTTCTGGACAGCAAACTGACATTTAATAAACCCCAGGATCGCCTGTTTGCCGGGCAGATCGACCGCATGGATCGCTTTGCCCTGCGTTATCGCGCGCGTAAACATCAGCATGAACAGGCGCAGCAACAGTGGAGCGGCCTGCGCGGCATGCGTGCCAGCCTGATCCCCCATCAGCTTCACATCGCGCATGAGGTCGGCCAACGTCATGCGCCACGCGTGTTGCTGGCAGATGAAGTTGGTTTGGGGAAAACGATTGAAGCCGGGATGATCATCCACCAGCAACTGCTCGCCGGACGGGCCAGTCGCGTGTTGATTATCGTACCGGAAACCCTGCAACATCAGTGGTTGGTCGAAATGCTGCGCCGCTTTAACCTGTTGTTCTCACTGTTTGACGACGAGCGCTATGCCGAAGCCAAGCAAGACAGCAGTAATCCCTTCGAAACCGAACAACTGGTGATCTGCTCACTGGGGTTCGTGCAACGTAGCGCCCCGCGTTTTTCTCAACTCGTCAATGCCGACTGGGATCTTCTGGTCGTGGATGAAGCCCATCATCTGGCCTGGAGCGAAGAGAATCCCAGCCCGGAATATCAGGCTATTGAAGCGCTGGCTCGCGCGACGCCCGCCGTCTTGTTATTAACCGCGACGCCAGAGCAGCTCGGCCAGCAAAGCCACTTTGCGCGATTGCGCCTGCTCGATCCCAATCGCTTCCACGACTATCAGGAATTTGTTGCCGAACAGCAGCAGTATCGTCCGGTCGCCGATGCCGTCACCCTGCTATTGGCGGGGGAAAAGGCCCAAGCGGCTGAATTGAATGCCCTTAGCGACCTGCTCGGCGAACAGGATATCGAACCGCTGCTAAAAGCCATTAATAGCGATAGCGATGACAACCTGAAAGCGCGCCAGGAACTGATCACTATGTTAATGGACCGCCACGGCACCAGCCGCGTGCTGTTCAGGAACACGCGTCAGGGGGTGAAAGGTTTCCCGCAGCGCATCCTGCATCAAATCCGTCTGCCGTTGCCGGCGCAATACCAAACGGCCATTAAAGTGGCCGGCATTATGAATGCCAATAAGCCGCTGGAATCGCGCGCACGCGACATGTTGTATCCAGAACAAATTTATCAGCAGTTCGAAGGAGATGACGCCACCTGGTGGAATTTCGATCCTCGCGTGGAATGGCTGCTGAACTACCTGACTGCCAACCGCGATGAAAAAGTGCTGGTTATCTGTGCGCAGGCGACCACCGCGCTCCAGCTAGAGCAGGTGCTGCGCACGCGTGAAGCCATCCGCGCCGCCGTCTTCCATGAAGGGCTCTCAATTCTGGAACGCGACCGTGCCGCCGCTTATTTCGCCTCCGAAGAAGAAGGCGCGCAGGTGCTGATCTGTTCAGAGATTGGCTCAGAAGGCCGTAACTTCCAGTTTGCCAGCCATTTAATCATGTTCGATCTGCCATTCAATCCCGATTTGCTAGAGCAGCGTATCGGTCGCCTGGATCGTATCGGTCAGGCGAAAGAAATCCAGATTCTGGTGCCCTATTTGGAAAATACGGCGCAGGCCTTACTGGTGCGCTGGTATCATGAAGGATTAGACTCGTTTGAACACACCTGCCCAACCGGGCGTACCATCTATGATGCGCATCATACGTCGTTGCTTGAGCGATTAACGACGGTCGGTGAGCAGCAAGGGTTAGACGACTTTATTCAGGCGTGCCGCCAACAGCACGACAGCCTCAAGCAGCAACTCGAACAGGGACGCGATCGTCTGCTGGAAATGCATTCTCATGGCGGTGAACAGGCTCAGCGGTTGGCGCAGGCCATTGCCGAGCAGGATAATGACGTCAATTTAGTCACATTCGCGCTAAACCTGTTTGATATTGTGGGTATTAATCAGGAAGATCGCAGCGATAACCTCATCATTCTGACGCCTTCCGATCATATGCTGGTGCCTGATTTTCCTGGCTTACCGCAGGACGGGTGTACCATCACCTTCGATCGCGATCAGGCGCTTTCCCGCGAAGACGCCCAGTTTATCAGTTGGGAACATCCGCTCATTCGTAACGGGCTCGATCTTATTCTGTCCGGTGATACCGGAAGTTGTGCGGTTTCTTTGTTGAAAAATAAGGCGTTACCCGTCGGCACGCTGCTGGCGGAACTGATTTATGTCGTCGAAGCACAGGCGCCGAAACACCTGCAACTGACCCGTTTTCTACCGCCAACGCCAGTGCGATTATTAATGGATAGTAAAGGCAACAATTTGGCCGAACACGTCGAATTCGAGAGTTTTAACCGCCAGCTCAACGCGATAAATCGCCATATGTCTAGCAAGCTGGTGAACGCGGTACAGCCCGATGTTCACGCTATGTTGCAACAGGCGGAAACGTTGGTAGAAACGCAGGCACGTCAGCTCATTACTGAAGCTCAGGAGCAGGCCGACCTGCAATTGCGCCGCGAGTTGGAACGTTTGGAAGCGCTGAAAGCCGTCAACCCGAACATCCGTGAAGATGAGCTGACCGCATTGGAAAACCAACGTGAGCAGGTGCTGAGTAACCTGCACGAAGCCAACTGGCGTTTGGATGCAATCCGCTTGGTGGTGGTAACACATCAGTAA
- the rluA gene encoding bifunctional tRNA pseudouridine(32) synthase/23S rRNA pseudouridine(746) synthase RluA, with protein sequence MEPYNQPTDPWLHILYQDRHIMVVNKPSGLLSVPGRAPEHRDSVMSRIQADYPTAESVHRLDMATSGVMVVALTKAAERELKRQFREREPKKSYLARVWGHMAQDDGIIDLPLICDWPNRPKQKVCFETGKSAQTAYQVLSRDEDGTTRVKLMPITGRSHQLRVHLLALGHPILGDGFYAHSDAKAMAPRLLLHAQELAITHPAFNTSMHFRCEAEF encoded by the coding sequence ATGGAACCCTATAATCAGCCTACCGATCCCTGGTTGCATATTCTTTACCAGGATCGGCACATCATGGTGGTGAATAAACCCAGCGGATTACTGTCGGTTCCTGGCCGTGCGCCAGAACACAGAGACAGCGTCATGAGCCGCATTCAGGCCGACTACCCCACTGCCGAATCCGTCCATCGTTTGGACATGGCGACCAGCGGCGTCATGGTGGTTGCTCTGACGAAAGCCGCCGAGCGCGAATTGAAACGTCAGTTTCGCGAACGCGAACCGAAGAAGTCTTACCTTGCCCGCGTCTGGGGACACATGGCTCAAGATGATGGCATTATCGATCTACCGCTGATTTGCGATTGGCCTAACCGTCCAAAGCAAAAAGTCTGTTTTGAGACGGGGAAGTCGGCGCAAACAGCGTATCAGGTACTCTCGCGCGACGAAGACGGGACAACGCGTGTCAAACTGATGCCCATTACCGGGCGTTCTCATCAATTACGCGTTCACCTGTTGGCGCTCGGCCATCCTATTCTCGGTGATGGCTTTTATGCACACTCTGACGCCAAAGCAATGGCGCCCCGTCTATTATTGCACGCACAGGAATTAGCCATCACGCACCCAGCATTCAACACATCAATGCATTTTCGTTGCGAAGCGGAATTCTGA
- the djlA gene encoding co-chaperone DjlA, translating into MRYWGKLLGLALGIASSAGIWGMIMGLLMGHWIDKARASRRRDYFSAQSTRQSLFFLTTFQAMGHLTKSKGRVTEADIRIATKMMDRLELFGEARIAAQRAFREGKAVHFPLRLKLRKLRDACLGRFDLIKMFLEIQLQVAFVDGVLHPNERRVLYVIADELGVTREQFEYFLRNMERPAGQQSRQNQSRQNGKSYQWRNNDGANGHSYHGQRPVSPPRGPTIESACRTLGVRRGDDAATIKRAYRKLMSEHHPDKLVAKKLSPRMMELAKRKAQDIQAAYELLKSMNQTK; encoded by the coding sequence ATGCGGTATTGGGGAAAGTTGCTGGGGCTGGCGTTAGGGATCGCCTCAAGTGCTGGCATCTGGGGAATGATCATGGGATTACTGATGGGGCATTGGATCGACAAAGCTCGGGCATCGCGTCGCCGTGATTATTTCTCTGCTCAATCTACGCGTCAGTCATTGTTCTTCCTTACGACTTTTCAGGCCATGGGGCACCTGACTAAATCCAAAGGGCGGGTAACGGAAGCCGACATCAGGATTGCGACCAAAATGATGGATCGTCTTGAATTGTTTGGTGAAGCCAGAATCGCCGCCCAGCGGGCTTTCCGTGAAGGCAAGGCGGTGCATTTTCCGCTGCGGCTAAAATTACGCAAATTGCGTGATGCCTGCCTGGGGCGTTTTGATTTGATTAAAATGTTTTTGGAAATACAACTTCAGGTCGCGTTTGTCGATGGCGTTCTACATCCGAATGAACGACGGGTATTGTATGTTATCGCGGATGAATTGGGGGTAACGCGCGAGCAGTTCGAATACTTTCTACGCAACATGGAAAGGCCCGCAGGGCAGCAGTCTCGCCAGAATCAGTCACGACAAAATGGAAAATCATACCAGTGGCGTAATAATGATGGTGCTAATGGCCACTCTTATCATGGTCAGCGTCCGGTTTCACCGCCGCGTGGGCCCACGATCGAGAGCGCTTGCCGCACGCTGGGGGTTCGTCGCGGCGATGACGCCGCGACAATTAAACGGGCCTATCGCAAGCTCATGAGCGAACATCACCCCGATAAATTAGTCGCTAAGAAGCTATCGCCCAGGATGATGGAATTAGCCAAGCGTAAAGCGCAGGATATTCAGGCCGCTTATGAACTGCTAAAGAGTATGAACCAGACCAAATAA
- the lptD gene encoding LPS assembly protein LptD — protein sequence MMPLMTEHLILRMKKSFPTLLATLVWSALYSQHALADLAEQCMLGVPTYNRPLVTGDPNQLPVNIQADKTEANYPNNATFIGNVNIQQGNSVLTAEQVQLNQLNPTTQGSTPMRTITATGNVHYDDNQVILKGPKAWANLDTKDTDVYEGDYQMVGRQGRGSADKMKMRDNNRYTILENGSFTSCLPGDDSWSVVGSEVIQDREEQVAEIWNARFKIAGVPVFYSPYLQLPIGDKRRSGFLIPNAKYGSNNGFELLTPYYWNIAPNFDATITPHLQTKRGVQWQNEFRYLSAPGLGLIQFDWLPDDREYAKIAPKDDNDTRWLFHWGHNGVMDQVWRFEADYTKVSDDRYFTDLDSHYGSTTDGYVTQKLSAGYANQNWNTTLSTRQFQVFSNATSRDVYRAEPQLDFNYYQNDIGPVDMHLYGQAVKFTNVNDDRPEATRLHLEPTLNLPLANRWASLNTEAKLLATHYQQDNLDRYRAASTPNIAQNTKDALKGSVNRVIPQYKIDGKMVFEREMDWSQAYTQTLEPRAQYLYVPYRDQSSIHTYDSTLLQTDYSGLFRDRSYSGLDRIASANQLVTGITTRIYDDALVERFNASIGQIYYFDRPRTGDRNTSLDKNNNNGSQVWAGDAFLKIDDRWGVRGGLQYDNRQNEVALGDAVLEYRRDAERLVQLNYRYASPEYIRDMIPNVTNPGFQQGISQVGVTASWPIVDRWAVVGAYYYDTKANQPANQLIGLQYNTCCWAVSVGYERKITDWNSASHSSEYDNKVSFNIELRGLSSNYGLGSEKMLRSGIMPYQRAF from the coding sequence ATGATGCCTCTGATGACGGAACACCTGATACTGCGTATGAAAAAAAGTTTCCCCACGCTGCTGGCCACGTTGGTTTGGTCGGCGCTCTACAGTCAGCACGCGCTGGCCGATCTCGCTGAACAGTGCATGCTGGGTGTACCTACGTACAATCGGCCACTGGTTACGGGCGATCCCAATCAGCTGCCGGTCAATATTCAGGCCGACAAAACCGAAGCCAACTACCCGAACAACGCGACATTCATTGGTAATGTGAATATTCAGCAGGGTAATAGCGTCTTGACTGCCGAGCAAGTGCAACTGAATCAGTTGAATCCGACGACCCAGGGCAGCACGCCCATGCGAACCATTACCGCAACGGGCAACGTCCACTATGACGACAATCAGGTCATCCTGAAAGGCCCGAAAGCCTGGGCTAACCTGGATACGAAAGATACCGACGTCTATGAAGGCGACTATCAGATGGTGGGCCGTCAGGGGCGAGGGTCCGCCGACAAAATGAAAATGCGTGATAACAATCGCTACACCATTTTGGAAAATGGGTCTTTCACGTCCTGTCTGCCGGGAGATGATAGCTGGAGTGTCGTCGGTTCGGAAGTGATTCAGGACCGGGAAGAGCAGGTCGCCGAGATCTGGAACGCACGCTTCAAGATCGCTGGCGTGCCCGTATTCTATAGTCCGTATTTGCAACTTCCTATCGGCGATAAGCGCCGCTCCGGTTTCCTGATCCCCAATGCGAAATATGGTAGCAACAATGGCTTTGAGTTGCTGACGCCCTATTACTGGAACATCGCGCCTAATTTTGACGCCACCATCACACCGCATTTGCAAACCAAACGCGGCGTGCAATGGCAGAACGAATTCCGCTACCTGTCCGCGCCGGGCCTTGGCCTTATTCAGTTCGACTGGCTGCCTGACGATCGTGAATACGCCAAGATCGCACCAAAGGACGATAACGATACCCGCTGGCTGTTCCATTGGGGCCACAACGGCGTAATGGATCAGGTGTGGCGATTTGAAGCCGACTACACCAAAGTCAGCGACGATCGCTATTTCACCGATCTGGACTCGCATTACGGTTCAACCACCGATGGCTACGTCACCCAAAAATTAAGCGCAGGCTATGCGAACCAAAATTGGAACACCACGCTGTCCACCCGACAATTCCAGGTCTTTTCCAATGCGACCAGCCGTGATGTTTACCGCGCTGAGCCACAGCTTGATTTCAATTATTACCAGAATGATATCGGCCCGGTTGATATGCACCTTTATGGCCAGGCGGTAAAATTTACCAACGTTAACGATGACCGGCCGGAAGCAACCCGTTTGCACCTTGAACCCACGCTAAATCTCCCGCTGGCAAACCGCTGGGCCAGCCTGAATACCGAGGCCAAGCTATTAGCGACGCACTATCAGCAAGACAACCTGGATCGTTATCGCGCCGCTTCAACGCCTAACATCGCCCAGAATACTAAAGATGCACTAAAAGGTTCTGTGAATAGGGTAATTCCGCAGTATAAAATTGATGGAAAAATGGTCTTTGAGCGCGAAATGGACTGGTCACAGGCCTATACCCAGACGCTGGAACCCCGTGCACAGTATCTATACGTACCTTATCGCGATCAGAGCAGTATCCATACCTATGACTCCACGCTACTGCAAACGGACTACTCGGGTTTATTCCGTGACCGTAGCTACAGCGGGCTGGATCGCATCGCTTCCGCCAATCAATTGGTGACCGGTATCACTACGCGTATTTACGATGATGCGCTGGTTGAACGTTTTAACGCTTCTATTGGTCAAATCTATTACTTCGATCGCCCGCGCACCGGCGATCGTAACACCTCGCTCGATAAAAATAATAATAATGGCAGCCAGGTGTGGGCGGGTGACGCCTTCCTGAAAATCGATGATCGCTGGGGGGTTCGCGGAGGGCTTCAGTACGATAATCGCCAGAACGAAGTGGCGCTGGGTGACGCCGTGTTAGAGTATCGTCGCGATGCCGAGCGCCTGGTACAGTTGAACTATCGATACGCCAGCCCTGAATATATACGGGATATGATCCCGAATGTTACGAACCCTGGCTTCCAGCAAGGTATTTCGCAGGTCGGCGTTACCGCAAGCTGGCCGATTGTCGATCGTTGGGCCGTCGTGGGCGCATATTACTACGACACCAAAGCCAATCAGCCAGCAAACCAGCTTATTGGCTTACAATACAATACGTGCTGCTGGGCTGTGAGTGTCGGTTACGAACGTAAAATTACCGATTGGAACAGCGCCAGCCACAGCAGTGAATACGACAACAAAGTGTCGTTTAATATCGAATTACGTGGTTTAAGCAGCAATTATGGTCTGGGTTCCGAAAAAATGCTGCGCTCGGGGATTATGCCCTACCAGCGCGCATTCTGA
- the surA gene encoding peptidylprolyl isomerase SurA gives MKNWRTLILGLALSASTAFAAPQVVDKVAAVVDNSVVLESDVNGLLQSVKLNAQQAGQSLPDDATLRHQIIDRLIMDNIILQMAQKMGIQVTDEQLDQAIANIAAQNRMSLEQLKSQLAYEGLNYNTYRNQIRKEMLIAEVRNNEVRRRVTVLPQEVDTLAKQIANQTGENDELNLSHILIPLPENPTQQQVDEAENLATSLVKQINDGADFAKLAITYSADSQALKGGQMGWGRLQEIPTLFAERLTQAHKGQIVGPIRSGVGFHILKVNDIRGGNKSVSVTEVHARHILIRPSVVMTDSQTQAKLAEVAQQIKNGSTDFATQAKLLSQDPGSANQGGDLGWASPDMYDPAFRDALLKLKKGEISQPIHSAFGWHLIQLLDTRQVDKTDAVQKEQAYRMIFNRKFAEEAQTWMQEQRAAAYVKVIDGAN, from the coding sequence ATGAAGAACTGGAGAACGCTTATTCTCGGATTGGCACTGAGTGCCTCTACCGCGTTCGCAGCACCACAGGTGGTTGATAAAGTCGCTGCCGTGGTAGATAACAGCGTCGTATTGGAAAGTGATGTAAACGGTCTCTTGCAGTCGGTAAAACTGAACGCTCAGCAAGCCGGGCAGTCATTGCCGGATGATGCCACGCTGCGTCATCAGATTATTGACCGTTTGATCATGGATAACATCATTCTGCAAATGGCGCAGAAAATGGGGATTCAGGTGACGGATGAGCAACTGGATCAGGCTATTGCTAATATTGCCGCCCAGAACCGGATGTCGCTGGAACAATTAAAAAGTCAGTTGGCTTATGAAGGGCTGAACTACAACACCTATCGTAACCAAATTCGTAAAGAGATGCTGATCGCGGAAGTACGTAATAACGAGGTGCGTCGCCGCGTGACGGTTCTACCACAGGAAGTCGATACGCTGGCGAAACAAATCGCCAACCAGACCGGTGAAAATGACGAGCTTAACCTGAGCCATATTCTGATCCCATTGCCGGAGAATCCGACGCAACAGCAGGTTGATGAGGCGGAAAATCTGGCGACGTCGCTGGTGAAACAAATCAACGATGGAGCAGATTTTGCCAAATTGGCTATCACCTACTCGGCGGACTCTCAGGCATTGAAAGGCGGTCAAATGGGCTGGGGCAGATTACAGGAGATCCCAACATTGTTCGCCGAACGCTTAACCCAGGCGCATAAAGGTCAAATCGTCGGCCCGATTCGTTCTGGCGTGGGTTTCCACATTTTGAAGGTGAACGATATTCGCGGCGGCAACAAAAGCGTATCGGTCACTGAGGTTCATGCGCGTCATATTTTGATCAGGCCCTCCGTCGTTATGACAGATAGTCAAACGCAAGCCAAGCTGGCCGAAGTGGCGCAGCAAATTAAAAATGGCAGCACTGACTTCGCCACTCAGGCCAAATTGCTCTCTCAGGATCCTGGTTCAGCAAACCAAGGGGGCGACCTGGGCTGGGCTTCTCCCGATATGTACGATCCGGCCTTCCGCGATGCGCTATTGAAACTGAAAAAAGGGGAAATCAGTCAGCCAATTCACTCCGCATTTGGTTGGCACCTGATACAGTTGCTCGATACCCGTCAGGTCGATAAAACTGACGCCGTGCAAAAAGAGCAGGCTTATCGCATGATTTTTAATCGTAAATTTGCTGAAGAAGCGCAGACCTGGATGCAGGAGCAGCGTGCCGCAGCCTATGTCAAAGTGATTGATGGCGCGAACTGA
- the pdxA gene encoding 4-hydroxythreonine-4-phosphate dehydrogenase PdxA: MQIESNTPRVVITPGEPAGIGPDLVIALAQRSWPVELVCCADPDLLLLRALQLAMPLTLRNYQYDQPARPQQAGSLTILPIAAPVTAIPGKLSVTNSTYVVETLARACDGCLNGEFAALITGPVHKGIINDGGVSFSGHTEFFAARSGCPRVVMMLATEELRVALATTHLPLAAVPAAITRQSLHEVITILHHDLRAKFGIAQPQIYVCGLNPHAGEGGHMGREELDVITPALDELRQQGITLIGPLPADTLFQPKYLQHADAVLAMYHDQGLPVLKYQGFGRAVNITLGLPFIRTSVDHGTALELAATGSADPGSFITALNLAIKMIKHSNE, encoded by the coding sequence ATGCAAATTGAGAGCAATACGCCACGCGTTGTGATCACCCCCGGCGAACCCGCCGGGATTGGCCCCGATTTGGTTATCGCTCTGGCGCAGCGGAGCTGGCCTGTAGAGCTGGTTTGCTGCGCAGATCCTGACCTGTTACTCTTGCGGGCATTGCAATTAGCGATGCCGCTGACATTACGCAACTATCAATACGACCAGCCCGCACGGCCACAGCAGGCCGGCAGCCTCACTATTCTGCCTATCGCCGCCCCAGTGACCGCGATCCCTGGTAAATTAAGCGTCACCAACAGCACTTATGTGGTGGAAACCCTTGCGCGTGCCTGTGACGGCTGTCTGAACGGTGAGTTCGCCGCATTGATCACTGGCCCGGTGCATAAAGGCATCATCAATGATGGCGGCGTTTCCTTCAGCGGGCACACTGAGTTTTTCGCCGCTCGCAGCGGTTGTCCACGAGTGGTCATGATGCTGGCGACGGAAGAACTGCGTGTGGCGTTAGCGACAACGCATCTGCCGCTTGCAGCCGTTCCTGCGGCCATTACCCGCCAGAGCCTGCACGAAGTCATCACGATTTTGCACCATGATTTGCGGGCAAAATTCGGCATTGCGCAACCGCAGATTTATGTTTGTGGATTGAACCCGCATGCCGGTGAAGGCGGGCATATGGGCCGTGAGGAGCTGGATGTTATTACCCCGGCCCTGGACGAATTGCGGCAACAAGGCATCACGCTGATTGGCCCGCTGCCCGCCGATACACTGTTCCAGCCCAAATATCTCCAGCACGCTGACGCGGTGTTGGCGATGTATCACGATCAAGGGCTTCCGGTGCTGAAATATCAGGGCTTCGGGCGCGCCGTCAATATCACGCTGGGGTTACCTTTCATTCGCACATCCGTTGACCATGGCACCGCCCTTGAGCTAGCCGCAACCGGCAGTGCCGATCCCGGCAGCTTCATCACGGCATTAAATCTTGCCATTAAAATGATAAAACACAGTAATGAATAA
- the rsmA gene encoding 16S rRNA (adenine(1518)-N(6)/adenine(1519)-N(6))-dimethyltransferase RsmA has product MNNRVHQGHLARKRFGQNFLNDRFVIDSIVSAIHPQRDQAIVEIGPGLGALTAPIGEQVDRFTVIELDRDLAARLATHPTLKDKLTIIQQDAMTVDFAALAEQAGQPLRVFGNLPYNISTPLMFHLFTYTQAIRDMHFMLQKEVVNRLVAGPNSKAFGRLSVMAQYYCQVIPVLEVPPEAFKPAPKVDSAVVRLVPHDVIPHPVSDIRVLSRITTEAFNQRRKTLRNSLSNLFTTEILVELGIDATCRAENVPVEQYCQLANWLSEHSAKQE; this is encoded by the coding sequence ATGAATAATCGCGTACACCAAGGTCACCTTGCCCGTAAACGTTTTGGGCAAAATTTTTTAAACGATCGCTTCGTAATCGATAGCATCGTTTCAGCCATTCACCCGCAGCGCGATCAGGCCATTGTCGAGATCGGCCCCGGCCTCGGCGCACTAACGGCACCTATCGGTGAACAGGTGGATCGTTTTACCGTCATTGAGCTGGATAGAGATCTGGCGGCACGGCTGGCGACGCACCCAACACTAAAAGACAAATTGACGATTATTCAGCAAGACGCCATGACGGTCGATTTCGCTGCGCTCGCTGAGCAAGCCGGGCAGCCGCTGCGTGTTTTTGGCAACCTGCCATACAATATTTCCACGCCACTGATGTTCCACTTATTCACCTATACTCAAGCTATTCGTGACATGCACTTTATGTTGCAGAAAGAAGTGGTTAATCGCCTGGTCGCGGGGCCGAATAGTAAAGCGTTTGGCCGTCTGAGCGTCATGGCGCAGTATTATTGCCAGGTGATTCCGGTGCTTGAAGTGCCGCCGGAGGCATTTAAACCCGCGCCTAAAGTGGACTCCGCCGTCGTGCGCCTTGTGCCTCATGACGTGATCCCCCACCCGGTCAGCGATATTCGCGTGCTAAGCCGCATCACAACGGAAGCGTTTAACCAGCGCCGCAAGACACTGCGCAATAGTCTAAGTAACCTGTTCACCACGGAGATTCTCGTTGAGTTGGGGATCGATGCGACCTGCCGCGCAGAGAATGTGCCCGTTGAGCAATACTGCCAATTGGCGAACTGGTTAAGCGAGCATTCGGCAAAACAGGAATAA
- the apaG gene encoding Co2+/Mg2+ efflux protein ApaG: MINAPRVCVQTQSFYVESQSNPSEERFVFAYTMTVRNLGRHEIQLIGRYWLITNGNGRQTEVQGEGVVGEQPIILPGGEFQYTSGAVIETPLGTMEGHYHMIDHQGNAFQVAIPVFRLAIPSLIH; the protein is encoded by the coding sequence ATGATCAATGCGCCCCGCGTTTGTGTACAAACTCAGAGTTTCTACGTGGAATCACAATCGAACCCAAGCGAGGAACGTTTCGTCTTTGCTTACACCATGACGGTGCGTAACCTGGGGCGCCATGAGATACAGCTTATCGGGCGCTATTGGTTGATCACCAACGGGAATGGTCGCCAGACCGAAGTGCAGGGTGAAGGGGTGGTCGGTGAACAACCTATCATCCTCCCTGGCGGCGAATTCCAATATACCAGCGGTGCCGTTATAGAAACGCCTCTCGGCACAATGGAAGGCCACTACCATATGATTGACCATCAGGGCAACGCGTTTCAGGTTGCAATTCCCGTATTTCGTCTGGCTATCCCTTCACTGATACATTAA